A stretch of the Lagenorhynchus albirostris chromosome 21, mLagAlb1.1, whole genome shotgun sequence genome encodes the following:
- the DUSP26 gene encoding dual specificity protein phosphatase 26, translating into MCPGNWLWASVTFMARFSRSGSRSPVRTRGALEEIPAVQHPFLNVFELERLLYTGKTACNHADEVWPGLYLGDQEIANNHRELRRLGISHVLNASHSRWRGTPEAYVGLGIRYLGVEAHDSPAFDMSVHFQAAADFIHRALSQPGGRILVHCAVGVSRSATLVLAYLMLYHSLTLVEAIKKVKDHRGIIPNRGFLRQLLALDRRLRKRLEA; encoded by the exons ATGTGCCCCGGCAACTGGCTCTGGGCCTCGGTGACATTTATGGCCCGCTTCTCCCGGAGTGGCTCGAGGTCTCCTGTTCGCACGAGAGGGGCCCTGGAAGAGATACCAGCTGTCCAGCATCCCTTCCTCAACGTCTTTGAGCTGGAGAGGCTTCTGTACACGGGCAAGACGGCCTGTAACCACGCCGACGAGGTCTGGCCGGGCCTCTACCTCGGAGACCA GGAAATAGCCAACAACCACCGGGAGCTCCGTCGCCTGGGCATCAGCCACGTCCTCAACGCCTCTCACAGCAGGTGGCGAGGGACACCCGAGGCCTACGTGGGGCTGGGCATCCGCTACCTGGGTGTTGAGGCCCACGACTCGCCAGCCTTCGATATGAGCGTCCACTTCCAGGCGGCCGCCGACTTCATCCACCGGGCACTGAGCCAGCCGGGAG GGAGGATCCTGGTGCACTGTGCCGTGGGCGTGAGCCGCTCGGCCACTCTGGTGCTGGCCTACCTCATGCTGTACCACAGCCTCACCCTTGTGGAGGCCATCAAAAAAGTCAAGGACCACCGAGGCATCATCCCCAACAGGGGCTTCTTGAGGCAGCTCCTGGCCCTGGACCGCAGGCTGCGGAAGCGACTGGAGGCgtga